Part of the Woronichinia naegeliana WA131 genome, GGAATATTGTCTGGTGATTTTTTACCAGGTCGAAACAGATGACGGTGTTGGGGATGATACAACTGCGATCGCACTGCTTGACTTGTTGTTAAGGCGGGACTAATCAAATATAAAGTCGTGCGAATTAAATCTTCTGAGCGAGTGGCGATCGCCATTTCAGAGAGAGGTACAATCCAAATTTTTTCATCTTCCCAACCGACCCGAAAACAAATGGCCACAGGGGTATCAGGAGCATAATGTTGTAACAGTTTTTCCTGAGCCGTTTCCACATGACGGGCCGCTAAATACAGACAAAGACTCGCTTGATGAGCCGCCAACGAGGCTAATTCCTCTGCTTCAGGGACGGAGGATGCCGCCCCACTAATACGGGTGAGAATGATGGTCTGCACTAGGTCGGGAACGGTTAACTCAGTACTCAGTTTCGCCGCCGCCGCTTGAAAAGCACTAATACCTGGCACACATTCATAGGCAATATTGGCCTGACTGAGTGCCTGAATTTGTTCGTAAATAGCACTATAAAGGGTTAAATCCCCTGAATGAAGACGCACAACAATACGATTTTGCTGCACATTTTCAATCATCAAGGGTAAAATTTCTTCTAAGGTTTTATTTCCTGTTTTAATACA contains:
- the cobM gene encoding precorrin-4 C(11)-methyltransferase gives rise to the protein MTLTSSFKPAVYFIGAGPGDPDLLTLKGHKLLSQADVILYADSLVPSQMLRDVRPEAQCIKTGNKTLEEILPLMIENVQQNRIVVRLHSGDLTLYSAIYEQIQALSQANIAYECVPGISAFQAAAAKLSTELTVPDLVQTIILTRISGAASSVPEAEELASLAAHQASLCLYLAARHVETAQEKLLQHYAPDTPVAICFRVGWEDEKIWIVPLSEMAIATRSEDLIRTTLYLISPALTTSQAVRSQLYHPQHRHLFRPGKKSPDNIPAQKPE